The window TATCAATTATGGCTGGTTAAGTGACTAAGTGTACATCAAGTTTTCATCGCATTAAATCGCAAATCTCTGCACATTTCCCGATAATCGTTATATGATCACCTGCTAAACGCCGAAGATAGGTAAATACAGTGAAATTATTAAAACAAATCACATTTATCATATTAATGACTACCGTATCATATACGGTATGTGCACAAGAGCAAGGCTACATGACACCTTCTCCAGAGCTGGCAAAGCTTGTTGATGCACCATTGATCCCAACCTCTAAATTGAGTGCAAATGGTAATTGGTTGGCATTGTTACAGCGCAATAGGGTACTCACGCTCGAAGAGCTTAGACAGCCAGAACAAGCGCTTGCGGGGATAAAGTTCAATCCGCAAACCTTTATGCGGACCTCCAGCCGCCAATATAGCTCTATTGAGTTTAAACATGTCGCAACCGGTGCCTTAATTAAGGTGACAGGTCTACCTAAAGGCAAGATCAAGTCTCCAAGCTGGAGTGCAGATAGCCGCTATCTTGCGTTTATTCTTGAACAAGAAAATAGTGCTACGCTTTGGGCTTACGATATTGAGCAGCGCAATCTTAAACAGCTTACTCAATCAACATTAAATGGCGTGGTGACTTCAACGCCATATCAGTGGTTGCCAGACAGTACTGCAATTATCGCGAATATTGCTATTAATCATGGCAAACAGCCAAGCGCAAAAGATAAATCCAGCCTAACGCCAATAATACAAACCACATCTGGCAAAAAAGCATCAACACGCACTTATCAGAATTTATTGTCTAGTCCCTATGATATTCAGCTATTTAAGTTTTATTCTGAGGGGCAGTTAATTAAGCTAAATCTGAATGCCAGCGCGCAGCAAATTGGTAATCCAACGTATCTTAAACATTTCTCTGTTTCGCCAGACTCTACCAATCTAGTGGTTGGTATGATGGCAGATCCCTTCTCATTCCAAGTGCCTTACAGCCGTTTTCCAGCGGTATGGCAAGTGTGGGGAATGCGTGGCTATCCATTATTTGAAGTTGCAAGACAACCGCTAGCCGACGCACTGCCTGCGGGCTTTGATAGCGTGAGAGAAGGGCCTCGAAAGATCCAATGGCGTGACGACCATGGCGCGACACTGATATGGGCCGAAGCGCAAGATGGTGGGGATATGAGTGTGGAGGTTGACTATCATGACCACCTTTATACGATTAGTTCGCCATTCAAAAAGGAACCTGAACTTTTCGCAAAAGTAGAGCGTCGTTTTTCAAGTATTGAATGGGCTGATAACAATGTTGCGATTTTGAATGAATGGCGCTTTGCCGATCGCAGTATTCGTTCTTCTGTATTTTCTCCGCGTAATCCAGAGCAAAATCGCATGGTGTTTTCAGAGCGCAGTTATAATGATGCATACAAAGATCCTGGCAACTTTGTATATGAAAATAGTGATTTAGGTTCAAGAGTATTGAAGTTAGTTGGAGGCAGGTATTTGTTTTTAACGGGCAACGGTGCATCTGAGAAAGGCAACATTCCTTTTTTAGATCGTTTTGACGTAAAAACCAATACTTCAACTCGTATTTGGCAGTCGAGCGAACCTTATTACGAAAGAGTGCGTGCAATGTTAGATGACGAAGGTATGCGCTTTATTACCGTGCGTGAGTCACGCCAAGAACAACCCAACTTTTTTGTCCGTGACTTACAGTTTGATACTTTGGAGCAGCTAACTAAGTTTGCGCACCCTTATCCTGCATTTAAAGGTGTTGTAAAAGAGCAAATCAAGTACAAACGTGATGATGGCGTTGAGCTATCCGGTAATCTTTATCTTCCTACAGATTATGACCCATCAAAAGGCCGTATACCTGTGTTGATGTGGGCTTATCCGCTCGAGTTTAAAGATAAAGCCGTTGCTTCGCAGGTGCGTGAATCGCCTTATCAATTCCCATATATTGGCTATTGGGGGCCAATGCCGTATTTAGCAAAAGGTATTGCTGTTTTTGATGATCCGACGATGCCGATTGTCGGGGCTGGCGACACACAACCAAATGATACATTTAGGCAGCAATTGGTTGCGAGTGCGAAAGCTGCTGTTGATACCTTAGTAGAAAAAGGTATAGCAGATCCTAAGCGCATTGCGATTGCAGGGCATTCTTATGGAGCATTTATGGTGGCTAACTTACTCGCCCATAGTGACTTGTTTGCCACTGGCATTGCACGAAGCGGAGCTTATAATCGCACCTTGACGCCATTTGGTTTCCAAGGTGAGCCGCGTAACTTCTGGGAAGCGCAAAACGTCTATGCCAGCATGTCGCCTTTCTTCCACGCGGAAAAAATCAATGAACCTATGTTGATGATCCATGGAGAGGAAGATCCAAACTCAGGTACTTTTCCTATGCAGTCTAAACGTATGTTTGCTGCAATGAATGGTTTAGGTGCCAATGCAAGGCTGGTGATGTTGCCAGAAGAAGGCCATGGGTATAAAGCACGAGAAAGTATTTTACATGTACTTTGGGAGCAAGAGCAGTGGCTCGACAAGTATCTGTTTTCTGAGAAGGAAGACGCTGTTCTTGAAGGCGCATCAACAGATGAAATGATCTCGGTCGCAACGGAAGCGACAGTTAACTAACAATAATCGATACAATAGAGGGAGTAGTAGATCTTCTCCCTCTATTTACCCTATTTCAGTTATACGAAAATTAAGCTACCTACTCTTTACTAGACACCGAACTGCCGACGGAAGCGGTAATTACCATAAAAATAGCAAGCCATTGCCAAACAGTCAGTAACTCTCCAAGAATTAAAAAGCCAGCCAACGCCGCAACCGCAGGTTCAACGCTCATTAAAATACTAAACCCTTGTGCGGGCATTTTTCGAAGCGCTACCATTTCTAGGCTATAAGGCAGGGCGCTGGATAACAAACCAATTGCGATACCCAATGGAATAAGTGACCAATTAAGGAGGGCTACACCTTGAGACATCACGCCAAACGGTACGATAGTAAGCGCGGCAACCGTCATGCCGATTGCCACAGTCACCCCGCCGGAGCTTTCGTTGCCTGAGCGCTTACCATAGAGAATATATCCTGCCCAACAAGCGCCAGCAACCAAGGCTAAAGCAACACCTACTGGGTCTAAACCATTGACATCGCCAAGATCTGGTAACAACAGCAAAATTCCTAAAATAGCAAATGCAACCCACAAATAATCACGTTTCCGTTTAGATGAAAATAGCGCTACGGCGAGTGGCCCGGTAAACTCTAAGGCCACACCAATGCCAATAGGGATACGTTCAATGGCATAGTAAAAGGTGATATTCATGCCGCCCAAACATAGGCCATAGACGATGAGTGGTCGCCAGTTTGTCGGTAAATGACGCCAAGGCTTGAACACCAAGCACAAAATAAGAGCTGAAAATCCTAGGCGATATGCTGTGGTGCCCTCAGGCCCAACAAATGGAAATAACTGCTTGGCAATAGAGGCTCCAGATTGGATGGTGACCATAGCGCAAAGCAGGCATAAAATCGCAATGACAAAGTCGCGGCTAAGTAGTGACATTGAGACCCCAACAAGATAAATAACAAGCTTAAAAGATGGCGATATAAGGCTAGTCTAATCGTGTCTAAATAATGGCTCAATTACTTTTGTATATTTTATGCCTTTATTGGTTTTTGAAATGGTTATTTGTTGATTTATTTACTTTTAATTTTCAGTATTTTCTTTTTGTTATCGTTCCAATTGTGCTTACGTATTCAGGTAGTTAAGCCAAGCACTTTCATGTTTTTGCATATTTTTATGCTTTTTCGAGTCTAAGTGCGCGAGCTTATCGCTGTCATTGATAAAAGGGCCTGCTCTACAAATGGTACAGTAATTATCACCCAAGTAGTCAGGCACTTTGAGTTTTTCTTTTATGGCGTGAGCTGGGTTAACAGACCAGTAATAGCTAATACCACTGGTGTCTTTTACGTGCTTATCACGGTCGACATTGCGAATTTGATATTCTGGGAACTGTGAAATCTCAAATCGAGATTGGCCGAGGTAATATTGTTCAAGTCCGTTGACAAGGCTGCCTTCTAGATCCCACTCAATATAGGGCTTTACGTCCTTTGAGGTAATGATCCCGAGTTGAGCGCCATTTGGGTCAAGTGCATAAGCCGCCGCGTTTATTAAGAATTCTCGCAGCAATTTCCGATTGAGGCTGTTAACGCTCAAAGTCTGGTTTTGGAAGCTTTCAAGCGAGTCAAACGCAGGAATGAGAGGAAACTGAAAAATTACCGCATCAAAGGCATGCGACGGCACTTTTTGCCAACAATGTGCCTCAGTGACATCAAATTGAGTCACTACATCAATCCCTAGAGTATGTAGTTTATCAAATGCATTATCTTGATATTTATGCTTAAGTTCACCTTCACTGTCGTAAACACTGGCAGTAAGATGGGCTGGAGCAAAGTACTTTGCTAATGAATATGAGAAGCTTAAATCGCCGTCACCAACGGTAAGAATACGCCAGTTTTTATCGAGTATCATGGAACTGTCTAAATCAGTA is drawn from Pseudoalteromonas sp. NC201 and contains these coding sequences:
- a CDS encoding S9 family peptidase, with the translated sequence MKLLKQITFIILMTTVSYTVCAQEQGYMTPSPELAKLVDAPLIPTSKLSANGNWLALLQRNRVLTLEELRQPEQALAGIKFNPQTFMRTSSRQYSSIEFKHVATGALIKVTGLPKGKIKSPSWSADSRYLAFILEQENSATLWAYDIEQRNLKQLTQSTLNGVVTSTPYQWLPDSTAIIANIAINHGKQPSAKDKSSLTPIIQTTSGKKASTRTYQNLLSSPYDIQLFKFYSEGQLIKLNLNASAQQIGNPTYLKHFSVSPDSTNLVVGMMADPFSFQVPYSRFPAVWQVWGMRGYPLFEVARQPLADALPAGFDSVREGPRKIQWRDDHGATLIWAEAQDGGDMSVEVDYHDHLYTISSPFKKEPELFAKVERRFSSIEWADNNVAILNEWRFADRSIRSSVFSPRNPEQNRMVFSERSYNDAYKDPGNFVYENSDLGSRVLKLVGGRYLFLTGNGASEKGNIPFLDRFDVKTNTSTRIWQSSEPYYERVRAMLDDEGMRFITVRESRQEQPNFFVRDLQFDTLEQLTKFAHPYPAFKGVVKEQIKYKRDDGVELSGNLYLPTDYDPSKGRIPVLMWAYPLEFKDKAVASQVRESPYQFPYIGYWGPMPYLAKGIAVFDDPTMPIVGAGDTQPNDTFRQQLVASAKAAVDTLVEKGIADPKRIAIAGHSYGAFMVANLLAHSDLFATGIARSGAYNRTLTPFGFQGEPRNFWEAQNVYASMSPFFHAEKINEPMLMIHGEEDPNSGTFPMQSKRMFAAMNGLGANARLVMLPEEGHGYKARESILHVLWEQEQWLDKYLFSEKEDAVLEGASTDEMISVATEATVN
- a CDS encoding EamA family transporter; its protein translation is MSLLSRDFVIAILCLLCAMVTIQSGASIAKQLFPFVGPEGTTAYRLGFSALILCLVFKPWRHLPTNWRPLIVYGLCLGGMNITFYYAIERIPIGIGVALEFTGPLAVALFSSKRKRDYLWVAFAILGILLLLPDLGDVNGLDPVGVALALVAGACWAGYILYGKRSGNESSGGVTVAIGMTVAALTIVPFGVMSQGVALLNWSLIPLGIAIGLLSSALPYSLEMVALRKMPAQGFSILMSVEPAVAALAGFLILGELLTVWQWLAIFMVITASVGSSVSSKE
- a CDS encoding Rossmann-like fold-containing protein gives rise to the protein MILDKNWRILTVGDGDLSFSYSLAKYFAPAHLTASVYDSEGELKHKYQDNAFDKLHTLGIDVVTQFDVTEAHCWQKVPSHAFDAVIFQFPLIPAFDSLESFQNQTLSVNSLNRKLLREFLINAAAYALDPNGAQLGIITSKDVKPYIEWDLEGSLVNGLEQYYLGQSRFEISQFPEYQIRNVDRDKHVKDTSGISYYWSVNPAHAIKEKLKVPDYLGDNYCTICRAGPFINDSDKLAHLDSKKHKNMQKHESAWLNYLNT